The following proteins are co-located in the Streptomyces sp. DT2A-34 genome:
- a CDS encoding maleylpyruvate isomerase N-terminal domain-containing protein, whose translation MISAFLDTAEVASGLLRPPVLAERWERPSALAQFRISGLAGHLARAVFNVERWLAEPPQAGGLPIDAVVYFVAGSGPAPDLDDAVPRRIREVGEQEAAGGPAALAEEFDAARARLTAQLPTMPLGRPVGVFALVLPLDQCLLARLVELVVHLDDLAVSLEAPTPSVPAEATDAVTACLTRIAVARRGFLPVMRTLARRERATDPITAF comes from the coding sequence GTGATCTCCGCATTCCTCGACACCGCCGAGGTCGCGTCTGGGCTGCTGCGTCCGCCGGTGCTGGCCGAACGTTGGGAGCGGCCGAGCGCGCTGGCCCAGTTTCGGATCAGCGGCCTGGCTGGGCATCTGGCCCGTGCGGTCTTCAACGTCGAGCGCTGGTTGGCCGAGCCGCCCCAGGCGGGCGGGCTCCCGATCGATGCGGTCGTGTACTTCGTGGCCGGCTCCGGCCCGGCGCCGGATCTGGATGATGCGGTGCCGCGTCGGATCCGCGAGGTGGGCGAGCAGGAGGCGGCCGGTGGACCAGCCGCTCTGGCCGAGGAGTTTGACGCCGCTCGCGCCCGGCTCACAGCGCAGCTGCCGACCATGCCGCTTGGCCGGCCTGTCGGCGTGTTCGCCCTCGTACTGCCACTCGACCAGTGTCTGCTCGCTCGCCTCGTGGAACTTGTGGTCCACCTCGACGACCTGGCCGTCAGCCTGGAGGCACCCACGCCGTCGGTGCCCGCTGAGGCCACCGACGCGGTCACCGCCTGCCTCACCCGCATCGCTGTGGCTCGTCGCGGCTTCCTTCCGGTGATGCGCACCCTGGCCCGCCGCGAACGCGCCACCGATCCGATCACGGCGTTTTAG
- a CDS encoding Rieske 2Fe-2S domain-containing protein, with translation MTRRRWGAYPNGWFAVGFSDSVKPGMVRSWFFMDQAIVIWRTEGGAVAVARAQHVCAELGRDGKVEGELLVCCPHHQFSFDQGGNCVASRHGGQPPWARLGMFEVAETNGVIMAWWHAEGRPPEWEPPDLSRPGFSPYAVRLESLSDRPEHVHGLDSGRLLVVHGFSVHRGIECLSADGHRMTFEHVTRKRVPLLGDVLFENRFELYGLGILVADVRAPKLGLRVRVLVLSTPTVTYRMGLWTMLSTNVPVARGAIDRGLLRYLSRDLQRDFPIWHDQIHPLYPRIAAEDGPILEFRRWAATFYTP, from the coding sequence GTGACCCGTAGGAGGTGGGGGGCGTATCCGAACGGATGGTTCGCGGTCGGCTTCAGCGATTCTGTGAAGCCGGGGATGGTCCGGAGCTGGTTTTTCATGGATCAGGCCATCGTCATCTGGCGGACCGAGGGGGGCGCGGTCGCCGTGGCGCGGGCGCAGCATGTGTGCGCCGAACTGGGGCGCGATGGGAAGGTGGAGGGCGAGTTGCTGGTGTGCTGCCCGCACCACCAGTTCTCATTCGACCAGGGCGGGAACTGTGTGGCCTCCAGGCATGGCGGTCAGCCGCCGTGGGCCCGGCTCGGCATGTTCGAGGTGGCGGAGACGAACGGCGTGATCATGGCGTGGTGGCATGCTGAGGGCCGGCCGCCTGAGTGGGAGCCGCCCGACCTGTCGCGGCCGGGCTTCTCGCCCTATGCCGTCAGGTTGGAATCACTGAGTGATCGTCCGGAGCACGTACACGGCCTCGATTCCGGGCGTCTGCTCGTCGTGCACGGCTTCTCCGTTCATCGCGGCATCGAGTGTCTGTCGGCGGACGGGCACCGGATGACGTTCGAGCATGTCACGCGCAAGCGGGTTCCCCTGCTCGGTGATGTGCTGTTCGAGAACCGGTTCGAGCTGTATGGGCTGGGGATCCTCGTCGCTGACGTCCGCGCGCCGAAGCTCGGGCTGCGGGTGCGGGTCCTGGTTCTGTCCACGCCGACGGTCACCTACCGAATGGGGCTGTGGACGATGCTGTCCACGAACGTTCCGGTCGCGCGAGGCGCCATCGACCGGGGCCTCCTGCGCTACCTGAGCCGTGACCTGCAGCGGGACTTCCCGATCTGGCACGACCAGATCCACCCCTTGTACCCGAGGATCGCCGCCGAGGATGGGCCGATCCTGGAGTTCCGGCGATGGGCCGCCACCTTCTACACGCCGTGA